The genomic segment acacacacacacacacacacacacacacacacacacacacacacacacacacacacacacacacacacacacacacacacacacacacacactatgcaAGCTGTGGTAGCCTCTTCTGCATGtgtattccaccaccaccaccaccccctaaAAAGCACAGTGGTCTTTAAGACTTAACTGATACCTTCCAGTGTGAACTTCCATGGATTAGAATCCACTTCTTTGGTCATATGTCTGAATTTATTCATTTGCCAGAATTGGCTTCTTATCCAGGAAAACTAACATGGAAATAAACCTGATTACTCCCAAAGGTGCCTCAAGACTTTATTTTTGCAATACAtgttattaataattttaatggaataaaacagttataaaaatgaaaacatttgtcTACTGCATCGTAGCGAAATATGGGTTTTTTCTAGTCACTGTACAAGAAGAGTTGCATGAGGACTGGAAACCAGCTCATAAGAAGCTTAATATCTGCTTGTCAGTTTCACAAGTGAACTGTCATGAATTCAGTGGCGGAAGAACACGATCTGAAAAACTGCCTTCTCTATAATTAAATGAAGTTAGCAGTGAGATACCAATGCAGAGATAGTGGAATGATTGATTTAGACTTGAGAATTAATTACAAATATGCAATTGAATTTAGATGGTAAATAGAAAATAGATGTGTGCAGATATGTATATGTTTGTTAGTTACATAATATATCATGCCCATACATGTCTGTCCTCTGCCTCCACACTTAGATCTTGCAGAAACACATGACTGATTCACATTTGCAGGAAGGCAATAGTTTTCAGATATCTGTTCACACAAAGCTGATACCAGTATAACTTTTGCATGAGCAAAATGCGAGTTACTGTTGCTAAGTGGCGATTTGGACCTAGGTCTCCTGCTTTAAtgttttatccactacaccacattgccTCCATAGAAATACCACCTTGGTTCAGGTATCAGATATTTCATGAATGAAAGAGCTGGATAGTTCActgatttaggtatctgtctgtgaagttagagatttggagtttgattccccatcgtgtctcctacaagtagagccagcctgtgtagtcatgagcAAGCTTGCacagtcccgggggggggggggggggtcagaaagaagggaatggtaaacaacttctgagtttTCTGTACCTGAAAAATctcaaaaagggttgccataagtcataattaaCTTCATGGCATATAATTGTTATTTTTAAGGAGAGGCAGCAAGTCATTAGAGGGGTGCAGGTTTGTGTTTCTcgacaactgccagaatcctccaggcagcacAGACCATATTCTTCCCAGACTGAAGGAAAAGAGGCATGTCCCACAACAGAGTTCATCCCATCTGTTGGGTAAGCACAGATTGCATTCCTCTTGGATGGATGAAGGACGGAGAGTAGTGGCAGCTACTGATTCAAGGTGATATACCAGTAACCTTCCCCATCAGCTGGCAGTAGACACCCTATGgcctccataagtcagaagtagCACAGGATAAGTCTTAATAGCACAGGATAACAACTTGGGCTTTGTTGCATTCACAGGCATACCCTGAATGTAGAAGACACAAACCTGGCCTTTCAAGTTTTAGCAAATTAGTTGGTCTCCCTGTCCCAAAGACTTTGAGAATGTACTTGTTCCAAATGGTGTTTCATTGACATGTCTTCTTGTTTATTGCTGTGGCTCTGGAAAGCTTTTTTATGCCAGCTgaattatgttttaatgtgacATGGGGTGTGTTTTAAAACCGAACTACACTTTCCTTGGAATGTTGAATAACACATGGAAATGTGCAAACAAAGGTATTTtgacacttgaaaaaaaaatttccaATGTGAGTTGTTATGGATTGCAATCCATTTCAGccatacacagagagaaaatacCACTCTCATCTTCCCATACTAATTTTTAGTGGtgcataaaaatacagtaattgcctactcttgcatttccTCATATATTTTACTCATTCAGTGCAACAGTTTCCATGTAGTCATCATATGTATAACTTCTTTATTATACAGTACCTGTCTTTGTAAATTATATCAGAACTCAAAAGAATTCTCTCTTACACATATtttataaactttttaaaaaagataacttGAAAATGAATAACAATTTATGGAATAATCGTTTGAGTTCCtgaagtattttgtttttttcccccatcagaATGGCTTCCTTGTGCCTGAAgactggaaggaaggagctgaactGGATTACTCAATATCTTGCAAGGTTTTGGAGGCAACCACAAAAAAGGACAATGTTTTCAAAGACTCAGGGAATGACAGAGTTGGCTAAAAGAAGACTTCTCTATAACCCCGTGCAGACATTCTGTACGGCAGGAGACAGTAAGgaaaatataaaaggaaataaGATAAATTACACTTTCAATACGAAGATTGAAAATGTGGGGAGAAGAATCCCGTATCTGCATGTTCAACTGATAGATGAGAATGGCGAGAACATGGGAGTAATGCACAGAGCTGATGTGCTTCGGCTCATGGATGCAAGGGGGCTAAGACTTGTTCTGCTCAGAGAGAACACCAAGCCTCCAATGTACAGGCTGATGTCGGGGCTGCAGATTTATGAAGAACGCCTTCgatttaaagaaaaacagaaagctgGCTCCAAAAGTGGTATGTAAGGCACTTCTGAAAGATTGTGAACACATTCCTTCATAAACTGATTTGGCTGTGTTCAATGTTCCCTCTAGTTTTCAGCCCCACTGAGCAGGGCTCCAGTGTTCATGCATGCGactctgctctcccccccccgtgcacaACTCTGCTCCCCCACTGCATGGGGCTTGTCGCAGCTGGAATCAGAGAGGCTGGAAATGATTGCTGTAGGTGTGCGGAGGAGGAGCCCTGCATGGAATTGTACACACTCGTGCAGCTGTGCATCATAGAGAAAACCTAGGTTATGTTCCATTGTTTTGCATTAATAATGTAACTCTGTTTGCCTAGTCTTTTCCTTACATATGACAAACTTCCTTCTTCAGTGGTACGAGAatctgtagaatcatagaatctatCCTGAATTTATAGGTGAGCCTTATAAAAAAAATAATGGCCACCTATGGATTCTGGGTTGTGTTTTATTCCTAAAAATCAGCACTGCCACTTTCCTTTTTTGGAACAGCCTTGGAAGAATTCATATTCTGGTTAGAGGgaccagatgaaaaagaagacagggtcttgtacCTCTAATAGTTGTATTCAGTCTCCTCATCTAAGCAACAGTTAAATgtccagaacccccccccctcctcttttgcACCTGGTTATCCTCTCCCTTTGGCCATTCAGAGTAGGATCTACCATTCTCCCAGGTCTTTTACTTAGCCTGGCAGAGAATCTGAGAGAACccaaaagcttgcatattttctaaacttatttctatttatttattttatttatatcccgcctatctggtcttacaaccactctaggcggcttccaaatatatacataaaacgacatataaatataacacaaaaattattacatcatctaacaaattcttcaagatggaaaaagaaaataaatctaatattaactggagggaaggcttgcgtaaacatccatgtttttaattggtttttaaagatacccagcgaaggggccgcacaaatctctggaggaagattgttccagaggcgaggagctaccgccgagaaggcccggtttcttgttttttccttccgggcctccctcggcatcaagctcctcagcctcacctcctgactcactcaGGATTACAGTTGATTCTTGCAAATATACTGGTCACCTATGAAGCTTGGGTTAAACAGCTAAGTATCTAAAATTCCTTTGATGATTACTGTAGGTGTGCAAATATTGTCTGATCCATTCTGTATGCAAATATTTCCTATCTACCCCAAGCTGACTTGGAGACGGTCTACACTGAGTTGTAGTCAGgttttggaaagtttttttttaatatatatttccatatcaggagggaaaagagagaaaacatggaAAGGGCTGTGATTATCTGAAGGGCAAAACACAGTGCCATCAACTTTGGGAATATGGTGGTACTTTTTAGGTAAAGTTGTTGCCAGCTTGTTTTCTTCCATGCTGTCCTCTCCTAACTCGAAAACTTTCCTTAGGGTAAGGTGTGTGTTGGGATATGGAAGATGTCCTCAGTCTGTACCCTGGCTTGCTTAAGTCAAGAGTGCTGCACACACAGTCAGGACAGATCCATTTAGGAACACTGACAgatataaacataataaaataaataaatatccacgGTAAGAAAAATGTAGTTCTACAAATAAAGGCCCACAGTGGGCATTAAAAATTGAGgaaaattttgaaagaaaaatggcaGTGAGGCCAGAGGGGCAGTCCTGACTCTAACCAAGCCCGTTAAGTTATCCACCCAAGTTATCCACCCCAGATTCACAAACATAGTAAGGCCTCAGTATAATAGAAGGCTCAATGTTGCTACctaaaacaagcaagaaaatcAGACATGATGCTTCATTCTCCCATTCCCAGGGCTGGATATGTAACAGCAGCTTGTTTTTCCAGTGAGGTCAATCTCAGGACTCAGTAACTGGAGTTTTCCAGAAGAGTTTTTCTCTTTTATTAGAGCTTCAGCTGTCAATCTCATTCTCCTTTGGGCTCCCTTTTCCTACAGCAACTGGTGCTGTGTATTTTTATTCAAATAGCATCAGTTTTAATCTGgaaaatactgggggggggggggtttccagttATTTACATGGGCACCCTAACTGACCCGAATGGCAACTGGGGACTTCATGAACAGCCCCTATCTGCTCTGGCAACATCCCTGGAGCAGATATGGGGCTGTTTAATATCCCCACTTTGCCTCTTTTTGacacttttttttctgaagaagtaTACCCTAATGACTACCTACTTCCAAAGCAATGAGTGGCATTGATGTCTTTTACGTTTGCAACAGTAATCATGAAATGCATATAAGAAGACATCTAGACTTTAGGAAGGATCTGTTATTCATAAATGCAGGTGAATGCTGTCAGTGTTGGATCTTTGCATCACCACTGGAATTGAAGCCGTGGATTCAAGAGGTGATTGTAAAGACATGTCTTCAGAGTTAGTGTTTGGTAACTGCCTAGCCACAACTCCTTAGCACAGGCAGTAGCATAGGAGCACCTATTTGTTTTGGCCAAGGGTGCTGCATCTGTTGGAGATGCTGGGAACAGCATTCATATGTATGCATGCACTTTAATCTAGCCCCCGCCCAACTGGCCTGAATAAAATAGCTGGGGTAGAGAAGGAGGCTTCTTTAGGATGATAGATGACAAGGTTAAAGTTTTCCTCTTTCATAATCGCAGGAAGAAGTGTTTATCTTGTACAGATTTTCTCAGAAACAATATGAGCACCCAGCAACACTCATTTGGGTGCCACATGGGATCTGCTGGTCTAATGGGATGATGAATAGCCTGTTCTGTCAAAGATATTGCTGTAAGGGAGATCACTAGTGGCATGTCCCAGCATGGTTTATTCCCCATGTCTTCCCCCTGCCCCAATCCAGCTATACCACAACTCAACTTGTTGCTTGCATGAAAAAATTTGAGATACCAAGACAAGACAAGAGAGAAGTAAAGGGGTCTGCTGTAAATATTTCTACATTTCATTCAGAGACAAAGCAGATTATAGTAGAACTGCCATTGAATGCTAGAACGACTGCAGCTGCTGATCATAACTCTTGGACTCAGGTTAAAGGGTGTCACCCTGTTCCTTCATCTCAATGATAAAATATTCCTGGATATGTCAttccctatttcttgttttccttctgaAAATGCTCTGTCATAAATAAGCAACTATTCATTATCACCTTCTATCACAATGATTTCCATGTTACCATTTCCAAACAGGCATAATTAAGAACGGAAAGAAACGACTTCAGGATAGAATGGCTCAATATGATTATGATCCTTGCTTTATTTCCACAGGGCCTGTTCAGACCAAGGAGATAAGGTTTTCCACAGATATCGCACAGCATGATTTAGATATAAAGTTAAGACAAGTTGAAAAATGGATTGACCACAAATACCATGTTAAAGTAGTAGTGAATCAGCACAAGGCTTCTGTTGGATCAGAAAAGATGGTAAGTTAATAAAAGGGTTTTTAAATGAAGCTCTTCATCAATTACCAGTATTATTAATTCCTGTCTAATTACTATTCTATTTCAGTCATTAATTCCAACTTGATAGAACAGCAGTGAAGCTGGGCACTAGTTTTATTAAACtattaaaaaattacaaataatatcagctttttacttttttggaaCTCTTTTTCAGGTCAAGAATAGCATAAAACCTGAGATTTAAGCAAGTAGTTCATAAATTGcacaagcaaagcaaaagtgaGTTCAGATTAgaaatggggatttttttatAGGACTACCCTGCACAGGTGGATATAGCTagggtccagcctcatggggccGAACGGTCTATTCACTGATCCAGGGCGGGCGCTGCAGATCCTTCCAGTAGCTCCGGAGATCACCTTCAGCGAGCCATGCTTCGACCGAGcagaggcttgtcctcctgccaggagtggtgagccgaACGCAATCTCTGGAGCCACTGGCGGGCTCTGCTGTGGATCGGTGACTGGACCATCTGTCCCCATGgcgctggaccctcgttatgttcACCTGTGcggaggtattcgtatacgaatatgaatacccccatctctagttcagattCCATGTGAATCAGAGGTGACAAATTTAACAATTTGTAGTTCCTCCCCCATTCTGCAACCACTGGCTTATGGTTTGCAGGAAGTGCAGAAGAGATGCAAGTTGTTCCCTTTGTCATCATGTGGAACCTAATCTCCATATTGCTTGGTTGGAAGACTGGCTTTGTGAGCCAATAATACAACATCTAGCCCAATGATTGAACTATATGCCTTAACCCCAAGTTTTGCACTATCCTTACCTGATGAATAGGTGTGGAAAATTAAAGAGCTCatcttatttttaactttttattgatCTAATAAAAGTACCGCCCAACCTTCAACTTTAATACCAATTTAAAGTCTTGTTTCTCTAGAGACTGTAGAAAGATTGCAGATTATTAAGTTCTCTCTGCTCATGACTGTAATTAAAGTACTTTAAGTGTGCTTAAGGCCACACATTCCAGTTTGATTATACAGAGTCACTTTCATTGTTTTAACTCTGGTTGCAATGTTCTGCAGGATTATTTCTTGGAAACAACAATCATTAAAGTGAGGAAAAACATACAAAACTGTTATCTAGAAACAATTGGAAAACTAGAATTTGAGAACTGATGATCCAAGACCCCAAGCCAGATGATCAAGAATTAAATAGGTGGCATCTCCAATAGTAGAATTTGTAAAAAGATAACAGGAATATTAAGTAATAAGGAAGTCTTCAACACCAATCAGTGTACTAGACAAGGCACAGGAATAATGCACAAGATATAAATGCTCATGTAATCTAAATTACTAGCAAAGTTGGTAAGATTTAGCTTCTGTCCTGCACAGATAATATTTTTATAAGAATATTATGTGCCTGATCTGTCCGATTCCACTCTAATTCTTTCTCTAAACCTAGAAAGATTCAGATAACGTGTTCATAACATCAAGCTATGTTCTCATTTTCAGCTACTGTTGTTTGATAAAATTTTGGCTTCGATGCCTGGAAAAGTGACTTACCTCTCTGAGCCCCATGTTAAAGAAGGAAGCAGTAAGTGTGTTTTGAGACACATGTCAGACAAAGAAATCCAGGAATATAAGAAAATGGGCAAAAAGAAAGATGATCAGCAGAACAttgataaaatacaaaaaaacaaagatcaccAGGAGAGTGGAAAAGACACTACTGACTGAGATCTCTCAAGCAGTGATTTTATTAAAATGGAAAAAGACTGAATTTCCTCCAATGTGTTTCCAGTTGTCTGTAGAGACTCCATAAATATGCAATAATGGTAAGTTAATGAATCCATTTCCACGCGCATTCAGCTGTTCAAATGCATCTCAAACTAGTTAAGGGACAGTGTTTCCACAGTCAACGGTGTATGATTTCCTGCAGGTCTGGTCAGAATAGCCACTGCTGACAACTCATTTCTTTGTTCTGATTTTGGTGGAATGTAGCCACTGAGACGAGAGGCCAGGCTTCGCTTGGGACGTGGTTTTCTAGCCTTAGGAAAAAAGATCCACAAACACAGAAGTCATGGTCAGTTTCTCCTATCATACCAACAGCCATGGTAGCCAACTGTGGGAAATAGTGACCTGCTATTTTATGCCCTTCATTTTCTCAAGGGCTTTTCAGTTGTAGTGATAACATTAACTGGGTCTGATTTCCTTTGGATTAGAGGGCACAGGTGGCTTATGATATATTTGTATTGTTTGTTTCTGTCTCACTACAAACAAATGTAAAAGTATATTTGTAGAAGTACATTATACTATAGGTATAAACTGGCTGTTCCACATATTTCCAAAGAAGCCTCCTCTGCCTTCTTCAAGATTCTCTGGCCAACCAGAGCTGCTTGTTATCTTTTACTCCGAGCATGTTCATGCCAACAATGTGCCCCAGGAACACATTGACTGGCTAGTAAAATAATTTTGTAAACTAGTTTTACTGTCACATGGATCAGGGATGGCTTTAGTGCCTTCATTCAGTTCTGTTAGACTGCAACCCCCAGCACTTGTCATCTTGGGCAGTGCTAGCgatggctgatgggagttgcagctggAAGGATGCACATGATCGAAACCTGATGAAGACCATCAATTTCCACATCTGTGGATTCGTAACTGTAGCTGTTTGCAGATGTTCACTCTGCACACACAAAAGTAGAAATATTTTTGTGCACTGAATAGAGGGATCTGCACAAGCTTTATAAGCATTTGGGTAAATGCATAGTTGAAGTTCACTGGGATCAGGAaccttaatttaaaaaagcatgctgcttttaATAAGTTAAGAGAATCTTTTGGCATGTGTTCAGCCCAACATATACCTCCCTTATATGTTTGATGCTTAGCATCAAACATACAAAAATTTTTACAGATACTTATTGTATTGAGAGGTTCTGGGGATGGGATTTGTCAAGACAAGGAATCTCAGTAGTCTTTTCACAATTATTTTGCCCACCCTCtgtccttcagatattttgacTGGAAACAAAACTCCAAATTTCACTTTTGCTCCTACAACTCTCAgaacataattaaataaaatcacTTATTTAATTTGCCTTTGTTTAATTACATGTTTTAGTAAAATGGCTTGAAATTTCAGCGGCTTGGGTCTTTTCGCAaatcacaattattattaaagcaaagcaaagtgtactacttatatactgccctgtagtgcttaaagcactctcttgagtgctttgcaagttaattatgcaggctacacattgccctccccagcaagctgggtactcatttgactgacctcagaaggatagaaggctgagtcaaccttgagccagcaacctgggatttgaacccaagttgggagcagagttttggttgcagtactgcagtttaaccaccatgccACAAAGCTCCTATTGATAcacaacaactttttttttctaacaaggagaaaaaaaaaacaagtctgaCTTACTTTTGAGTTCCTCCTGTCAGGATCATGTACCACAGCATGCCTTACAAGACTCTGCTATAAAGAACAAGAATTATGCTTATGTAGGACCCTAAACCAAGAAGGGAAAAGATGGATTTGGAAGTAggtgtaaaaaaataaaacacttacTTTCATTGCAAAGGCTTTTCCACAGCCAGGATAATCACATGTAAAAGGTCTTTTTGCCTCATGAAAGGAAAGAATGTGGCTCTGAAGATTAAAAACAGTTGTGTAAGTTCTTCCACAGCCCTCTCGTGGACATTTGAATACTTCTCTGTTAACAGCATGAATCTTTTGGTGGCATTTAAGGAAGTCCTTGCGGCTGAATATTTTGGAACACACCTTGCAGACCACTGGTTCTagagaaggagaaacagaagaaaagctGCAGGCATATTTTCAAGCAGAATTTAACAGAAAACCTTCTGATTTCtctcaaggtaaaaaaaaaatctctgtacaCAATACAAGCACCTCACCACTAAGCATGTTTCTCAGCCTTCTTACGCAGATTTCTACTTTACAGTCCTATCTATCAGAAATACTTCTTATTTCTCTTTCATAATTGGGAGCGCCCATTGACACTGAAAAAGTGGACTGTTCAGAACAGTGAGGATGAGATCATCTTTTCCACATTAGTTAACACAGGTAGTTAGCTGTGGCAGAACTATGggattcgctgccaccagatgtagCAAAGGCAGCCAACTTGAGGATTTATCATCTGATTAGACAAGTTCATGGAAGATACAGCTATTCACTACTTACGTACTAGTCATGACAGCTATGTTGGTCCTGTGTACTTGTTGTGTAGGGGGTAGCAGGTTTATGTCCCACTTGTTGGACACAGGATGGGAACAGGATGCTGCTGGGCCACACAgacctttggcctgatccagcaatgCTGATTGAAGTGCTGTGTGTTTGGAAAGCAACAGTGCCGGCTTCAACTATCACTTCTACTGTAAACTCAATAAGTAGTCTGAAATAGCTAAGAACTCAGTGTTTCAGGCTCCATCATATGTAAAAGTTGAGTACTAGTGATCTGTTCTACAGGACTATTCTAAGATGACTGAAAATATACACAAGGATGTGCAATATTCTGAGACACATTTCTATTTCTGGATTCATTTGAGAAATACAACATACGTTAGACAGTATTGCAGTTCTGTATTAGGACCAAAGAAGCAAGCACATAtaattagaaaatatatttttcacatgCCATATAATTTTTAAAGCTTAATTTATCTTAATAATACCTACCTACATGACTATGTCTCACATGCTTTAGGAGTTCTGACCAGGTTTTTCCAACAAATGAACAGCCATCTTTTTTGCATATATAgcctggtggggaaaaaaagtaaagGAAGTTTAACAgacttcaaaaaacaaacaaacatgcagagTCATTTTCTACAAGTCATTCTGCTTCTCCTCAatatagataataaataaattgccttCAGGTTTCCCAGTACTGCCCGAACATACATCTGACCTAACTGATCTGTATATCACTCCTTAAGGCAACATTTACTTAGTAGTGATAAATGGGATAGactgttttaaaaacacattttaattgcTACTCTTAAAAGGAATAGCATCAAAAATctagtattaaaaaaaagaagacaaaaaatgcaAACTTAAGAAAGTTTTAGCAAACTGCTGCCCTTGTGTTTCCTTTTCTGCTGAAGTTACATGCTGAAACACAACACACACTTGTAtcattctaccctgtttccccaaaaataagccctagtatgatttttcaggatgctcataatataaggcctaccccaaaataggccccagttaagtgaaaccctgacctccaccattgtgcagcaaccagaagacaatgacacgactgtatttgaataaatgtagattgttgtgcaagaaaaaaataaaacgtcccctgaaaataagccctaatgtgttttttggagcaaaaattaatgtaagaccctgtctaattttcagggaaacacggtagtgtgACCCTTGTATTTCAAGACTACATGTATCTAGAATATTTTGTAATGCTCTTCCATCTtaacaaataattgtattccatcaagtgaattctgccatatggtgacccttttctaaGAAgacagtacttagaagtggtttaccattttttttcttctggggggtgccttgggactgtgaagcttgcccaaggttacacatcAGGGATGCGcagtgggaactgaactcccagcctctggtccACAGCCCAATACCTACCTCACTGTGCTCTCCAGCTAGCTCTTCCATCTATCCTCCATTCAAATTAAGACCACTGTATTTCAAGAGCTTCCTCTCCACTATCTGACATAAAATTTTTGTTCTGCTCTAGAAAATTGACTTGGCTAAATGAAGAAAAGTAATGACCTTCATGAGTCTTCTCATGACGTTTTAGATGTGCAGGTGAAGAAAGTTGCTTCCCACATCCTTCATGGCTGCATCTATGTGAcaaacacacattaaaaacaaataaaaatcataGCTTGTGAACTGTAAAAAaaaccttcctctttttcttctttcatctccAACCCAATATTAACTAGATGATATACTGATTCTTTAAAAAGCTTCAAAGAATAATTTCCCACAACATTTGTGGTTTTTTGCACAACATTTTAGGTCACATTTCATATAAAGCTTTTCAGAGCATATTATCACTCTTGAGAGCCCACAGTGGTAATTAGTAAATTACTAAAAAAAATACACTGGACTTATATTTTGTGTACACAAAGTGAGCAGAAATTCTCATAAGCAGTGAATCAGGGATATCCAGTACTGTAATCTATCTGAAGCAgtcaacaaaaaaagcaaaagaaaatggaaaaaggcaagaaagaatGAATTTGAGCAAACACAACTGGATGTACATACACTTTGTTAT from the Pogona vitticeps strain Pit_001003342236 chromosome 3, PviZW2.1, whole genome shotgun sequence genome contains:
- the GTF3A gene encoding transcription factor IIIA isoform X2, giving the protein MVYNSSMAGEESLVAEKEGADPTPVEPARQKLPGAGSGGEGALDRRRPPPSQGKIFICSFPLCDATFSKGWRLDEHLCRHTGERPFVCDYEGCSKGFTRSFHLKRHYLTHTGEKQFVCTVEGCNKKFTTKSNLNKHIGRRHQQKKYICDVEKCGKSFKKHQQLKIHQSQHTGEPLFKCSHEGCGKQLSSPAHLKRHEKTHEGYICKKDGCSFVGKTWSELLKHVRHSHVEPVVCKVCSKIFSRKDFLKCHQKIHAVNREVFKCPREGCGRTYTTVFNLQSHILSFHEAKRPFTCDYPGCGKAFAMKSLVRHAVVHDPDRRNSKARKPRPKRSLASRLSGYIPPKSEQRNELSAVAILTRPAGNHTPLTVETLSLN
- the GTF3A gene encoding transcription factor IIIA isoform X1, with amino-acid sequence MVYNSSMAGEESLVAEKEGADPTPVEPARQKLPGAGSGGEGALDRRRPPPSQGKIFICSFPLCDATFSKGWRLDEHLCRHTGERPFVCDYEGCSKGFTRSFHLKRHYLTHTGEKQFVCTVEGCNKKFTTKSNLNKHIGRRHQQKKYICDVEKCGKSFKKHQQLKIHQSQHTGEPLFKCSHEGCGKQLSSPAHLKRHEKTHEGYICKKDGCSFVGKTWSELLKHVRHSHVEPVVCKVCSKIFSRKDFLKCHQKIHAVNREVFKCPREGCGRTYTTVFNLQSHILSFHEAKRPFTCDYPGCGKAFAMKQSLVRHAVVHDPDRRNSKARKPRPKRSLASRLSGYIPPKSEQRNELSAVAILTRPAGNHTPLTVETLSLN
- the MTIF3 gene encoding translation initiation factor IF-3, mitochondrial, which codes for MASLCLKTGRKELNWITQYLARFWRQPQKRTMFSKTQGMTELAKRRLLYNPVQTFCTAGDSKENIKGNKINYTFNTKIENVGRRIPYLHVQLIDENGENMGVMHRADVLRLMDARGLRLVLLRENTKPPMYRLMSGLQIYEERLRFKEKQKAGSKSGPVQTKEIRFSTDIAQHDLDIKLRQVEKWIDHKYHVKVVVNQHKASVGSEKMLLLFDKILASMPGKVTYLSEPHVKEGSSKCVLRHMSDKEIQEYKKMGKKKDDQQNIDKIQKNKDHQESGKDTTD